A window of the Betaproteobacteria bacterium genome harbors these coding sequences:
- a CDS encoding methyltransferase domain-containing protein, which yields MHHSRRDFLQGSGGIVAALLACGFLRCADALALEWDKAAFDKKIDMILAAGHRDPANAARDEFRHPKDTLMFFGIQPSMTVVEVWPSAGWWTEILAPLLKEYGMYYAAYIVTDAPGMPAFLKEREKAFDAMLAAKPDIYGKVIKTKLLAPKWTEIAPAGSADMVLTFRNVHNWAKAGNADAMFKAFHEALKPGGVLVVKDHRANPGTPFQQQIDTGYMTEEWVIAAAQKAGFKLAEKSEINANPKDTKDHPSGVWTLPPTLRLGDRDKAKYVAIGESDRMTLKFIKP from the coding sequence ATGCATCACTCGCGAAGGGACTTTCTACAAGGTAGTGGCGGCATCGTGGCGGCGCTTCTCGCCTGCGGCTTCCTGCGGTGCGCCGATGCCCTCGCCCTGGAATGGGACAAGGCCGCCTTCGATAAGAAAATCGACATGATCCTCGCCGCCGGCCACCGGGACCCGGCCAATGCCGCGCGCGATGAGTTTCGCCATCCCAAGGACACTTTGATGTTCTTCGGCATTCAACCTTCCATGACGGTCGTGGAAGTGTGGCCCAGCGCTGGCTGGTGGACGGAAATCTTGGCGCCCTTGCTGAAGGAGTACGGCATGTACTACGCCGCGTATATCGTGACCGACGCGCCCGGCATGCCGGCCTTTCTCAAGGAGCGCGAGAAAGCCTTCGACGCCATGCTGGCCGCCAAACCTGACATTTACGGCAAGGTGATCAAGACCAAGTTGCTTGCTCCCAAGTGGACCGAGATAGCGCCCGCCGGCTCGGCCGACATGGTGCTCACCTTCCGCAACGTACACAACTGGGCGAAGGCGGGGAACGCGGATGCGATGTTCAAGGCCTTCCACGAGGCACTGAAGCCGGGCGGCGTGCTCGTGGTCAAGGACCATCGTGCCAATCCTGGCACGCCGTTCCAACAACAGATCGACACTGGATACATGACCGAGGAATGGGTCATCGCCGCCGCGCAGAAAGCGGGCTTCAAGCTGGCGGAGAAATCCGAAATCAACGCGAATCCCAAAGATACCAAAGACCATCCTTCAGGCGTATGGACGCTGCCGCCAACGTTACGGCTCGGTGACCGGGACAAGGCGAAGTACGTGGCCATAGGCGAGAGCGATCGCATGACCCTCAAATTCATCAAACCTTAG
- a CDS encoding PilZ domain-containing protein translates to MKSLQLSSEDRRQHVRFPFSQAASFQHEGGIVAGLLADISFFGALFEMDEDHALSGKDGALRVPFGRDPEEAVLVNAKVAYRRDRSVGLSWEALAPENIIKVRRLAEISEGKPWLLMRSAHVLFWSRHLA, encoded by the coding sequence ATGAAATCCCTCCAACTATCCTCGGAAGACCGTCGCCAGCATGTTCGTTTCCCCTTTTCCCAGGCGGCGAGTTTTCAGCACGAAGGCGGGATAGTTGCGGGGCTCCTCGCCGACATTTCGTTCTTCGGTGCCTTGTTCGAGATGGACGAGGATCATGCGCTGAGCGGCAAGGACGGTGCCCTACGCGTGCCCTTTGGCCGCGACCCAGAGGAGGCCGTTCTTGTAAATGCCAAGGTGGCCTACCGCCGCGACCGTTCCGTGGGATTGAGTTGGGAAGCCTTGGCGCCCGAGAACATCATCAAGGTGCGCAGACTGGCCGAGATAAGCGAGGGAAAACCCTGGCTTCTCATGCGCTCGGCCCATGTCTTGTTTTGGAGCCGCCATTTGGCCTGA
- a CDS encoding 5'-nucleotidase: protein MPANLDDKLVVALSSRALFDFEEENEVFDPADPSAYQQLQLSRIEQPAAPGIAFNLARKLLAFNGADAQRVEVVILSRNDPVSGMRVFKSIDYHGLPITRGVFTRGRSPFGHLTPLKADLFLSANQEDVRYAIEAGFPAARVYAKGPNAPERHPGEVRIAFDGDAVLFSDQAERIYQEQGLSAFEEHERSRAGEPLPPGPLQPFLRALHSLQKKPTAQQRMRIRTALVTARSAPAHDRAVRTLMSWDIEVDEAMFLGGLEKGPFLQVFEPDFYFDDQMTHVHSAASAGPSGHVDAGVANKVRD, encoded by the coding sequence ATGCCCGCGAATTTGGATGACAAACTGGTCGTCGCGCTCTCCTCGCGCGCGCTCTTCGATTTCGAAGAAGAAAACGAAGTATTCGACCCCGCCGATCCTAGCGCGTACCAGCAATTGCAATTGTCTCGCATAGAGCAACCCGCGGCACCGGGGATCGCCTTCAATCTCGCCCGCAAGCTGCTGGCTTTCAATGGCGCGGACGCCCAAAGGGTCGAGGTCGTGATCCTTTCACGCAACGACCCGGTGAGTGGAATGAGAGTGTTCAAATCCATCGATTATCACGGGTTGCCAATTACGCGCGGAGTGTTCACGCGGGGCCGGTCTCCCTTTGGGCACCTCACACCCCTCAAGGCGGACTTGTTTTTATCGGCGAACCAGGAAGATGTGCGTTACGCCATCGAGGCGGGTTTCCCCGCGGCCCGGGTCTATGCCAAGGGACCGAACGCCCCGGAACGGCATCCTGGAGAAGTGCGCATAGCATTCGACGGCGACGCGGTGCTATTCAGCGACCAGGCCGAGCGCATTTACCAGGAACAAGGGCTTTCGGCTTTCGAAGAGCACGAACGTTCACGCGCGGGTGAACCTTTGCCACCGGGGCCGTTGCAGCCCTTTCTGCGAGCGTTGCACTCACTGCAAAAAAAACCAACCGCACAGCAACGGATGCGCATACGCACCGCTTTGGTTACCGCGCGCAGCGCTCCAGCCCACGACCGAGCGGTGCGCACGCTGATGAGTTGGGATATCGAGGTGGATGAAGCGATGTTTCTAGGCGGCCTTGAAAAAGGGCCTTTCCTACAGGTCTTCGAACCGGATTTTTACTTCGACGATCAGATGACCCACGTCCATTCGGCGGCTAGCGCCGGGCCGTCAGGTCATGTGGATGCGGGCGTCGCGAACAAGGTTCGCGACTAA
- the folD gene encoding bifunctional methylenetetrahydrofolate dehydrogenase/methenyltetrahydrofolate cyclohydrolase FolD has translation MTAQIMDGVALSRELREKLKDRTSILAAQGKKPGLAVMLVGEDSASQIYVRNKIKACGEAGIHSELHQLPAGTSEFAVLERIRALNEDPRIHGILVQLPLPPQVSARRVLETISVHKDVDGFHVHSLGSLVAGLSGFQPCTPAGCMALLDRYGIPVQGKEAVVVGRSNIVGKPVALMLLQRNATVTICTSKTMDLAAHTRRADIIVAATGKAGLIRGDMVKPGATVIDVGINRLSDGKLVGDVDFPSVREVAGWITPVPGGVGPMTITMLLSNAVLSAERAMAEPSQ, from the coding sequence ATGACAGCACAAATCATGGACGGCGTCGCGCTGTCTCGCGAACTGCGCGAAAAACTCAAGGACAGGACGAGCATTCTCGCGGCCCAGGGCAAGAAGCCGGGGCTGGCGGTAATGCTGGTGGGGGAAGATTCGGCCTCGCAAATCTACGTGAGAAACAAAATCAAAGCCTGTGGCGAAGCAGGCATTCATTCGGAATTGCATCAGTTGCCGGCTGGCACGTCCGAATTCGCGGTGCTGGAACGAATTCGGGCGCTTAACGAAGACCCAAGGATTCACGGAATACTCGTGCAATTACCCCTTCCGCCGCAAGTTTCGGCGCGGCGCGTTTTGGAAACCATATCCGTGCACAAGGACGTTGATGGTTTCCACGTGCATAGCCTCGGAAGTCTCGTGGCGGGATTAAGCGGCTTCCAGCCCTGCACCCCCGCCGGGTGCATGGCGCTGCTCGACCGTTACGGCATTCCGGTGCAAGGCAAGGAGGCCGTGGTGGTTGGGCGCAGCAATATCGTGGGAAAGCCCGTTGCACTCATGTTGCTGCAACGTAATGCGACGGTCACCATCTGCACGTCCAAGACGATGGATTTGGCGGCTCATACACGCCGCGCGGACATCATCGTCGCGGCCACCGGCAAGGCCGGCTTGATCCGGGGAGATATGGTCAAGCCCGGCGCCACGGTGATCGACGTGGGCATCAACCGTCTGTCTGATGGTAAGCTCGTGGGCGACGTGGATTTCCCGTCCGTTCGCGAGGTAGCCGGGTGGATCACCCCGGTTCCGGGCGGCGTGGGTCCCATGACCATCACCATGCTGTTGAGCAACGCAGTGCTAAGCGCCGAACGCGCCATGGCCGAACCCTCCCAATAG
- a CDS encoding class I SAM-dependent methyltransferase: MFKKIKALRLDVEALFSQVVHGHGYLHYGYWPAGHADEVTLQRLGLAQRAYFDRLCEAIPASTKSILDVGSGTGSNALGLTGKGYSIDCVCPSPKLNAMARQKLPSASRIFESKFEELEISERYDLVLFCESFHYLDARLALRRLARYAKKHVLIFDYFPRKDSQEDKRVSRAQFGALMEQEISKDFAVQWDLDVTQFIAPTFEVLDGIKNDFVQPFCVRLIQELKHEHPVMARMLAFPLRKALAKLQNRSNRHQTFPAQNEYRLLLLARG, translated from the coding sequence ATGTTCAAGAAAATAAAAGCGCTCAGATTGGACGTGGAAGCGCTCTTCTCCCAGGTGGTCCATGGCCATGGATACTTGCACTACGGATATTGGCCCGCCGGGCACGCTGACGAAGTGACATTGCAACGGCTTGGGTTGGCCCAGCGGGCCTATTTCGACAGGCTTTGCGAAGCCATTCCCGCGAGCACGAAAAGCATACTGGACGTGGGCAGCGGCACGGGCAGCAATGCCCTGGGGCTCACCGGGAAGGGGTACTCCATTGACTGCGTTTGCCCATCGCCCAAACTCAATGCCATGGCGCGCCAGAAACTGCCGTCCGCTTCGCGAATTTTCGAGAGCAAATTCGAGGAGCTTGAAATCTCCGAGCGCTACGACCTGGTACTCTTCTGCGAGAGCTTCCATTATCTTGATGCGAGATTGGCGCTGCGGCGCTTGGCACGCTACGCCAAGAAGCACGTGTTGATATTCGACTATTTTCCGCGCAAGGATAGCCAGGAGGATAAGCGCGTTTCCCGGGCGCAGTTCGGAGCGCTCATGGAACAGGAGATATCCAAGGACTTCGCCGTCCAATGGGATTTGGACGTGACGCAGTTCATCGCGCCAACGTTCGAGGTTCTCGATGGAATCAAGAACGATTTCGTCCAACCATTCTGCGTCCGGTTAATCCAAGAGCTCAAGCACGAGCACCCGGTGATGGCGCGCATGCTGGCCTTTCCCCTGCGCAAAGCGCTCGCGAAGCTACAGAACCGGAGTAACCGCCATCAGACTTTCCCCGCGCAAAACGAGTACCGCTTGCTTTTGCTTGCGCGTGGATAG
- the ggt gene encoding gamma-glutamyltransferase: MRIWARVSLVIALAAAGVFGPVAKSAAQKAAIASAHPLATQVGLEILNKGGNAFDASVAVAAALAVVEPFSSGLGGGGFFLLHRSLDKYEVVVDARETAPGASGDRTFAGAGGKPDGRRALDGARAAAIPGTPAGLDWIAKKYGRLPLKDLLQAAIALAREGFAVDSRYVAAATFREPVMKGDANTASVFLDQGKIPAVGFIVKQPQLAIVLEALANKGREGFYQGEVARRLVEGVVNQGGIWTPSDLENYQVAERAALSFRYRGAKVTCVTLPSSGCLVMAQALQILQGLDVANAPVAQRSHLLVEALRRGYQDRVRYMGDPGFVEVPTEKLASAEYARQRAKSIDPARAGTSEALDMAVKEGSNTTHFSIVDAEGNRVAATLSVNLPFGAGMVAGDTGVLLNDEMSDFAIGPSAATAYSLTGSAANALAPGKRPLSSMTPTFVEDDEGLLVIGTPGGSRIISMLALALVDFMDTRPRDLERVVSLPRFHHQYLPDRVEYEPGAFDKDWIEALKGMGHNVQEGKRRWGNMQAVYVDKRSGTVKAYSDPRGKSGVLF; the protein is encoded by the coding sequence ATGAGAATTTGGGCAAGAGTTTCCTTGGTAATCGCGTTGGCCGCGGCGGGAGTTTTTGGTCCGGTGGCCAAGAGCGCGGCCCAGAAAGCCGCCATTGCATCGGCGCATCCGCTTGCCACGCAAGTGGGCTTGGAAATCTTGAACAAGGGCGGCAACGCGTTCGACGCCTCGGTTGCGGTGGCGGCGGCCTTGGCGGTGGTGGAGCCTTTCTCCTCCGGCTTGGGCGGCGGCGGGTTCTTCTTGTTGCACCGCTCACTGGATAAATATGAAGTCGTCGTGGATGCGAGGGAAACCGCCCCGGGGGCCAGCGGCGATCGAACCTTTGCGGGCGCCGGTGGCAAGCCCGATGGGCGGCGGGCCCTTGATGGCGCCCGGGCCGCGGCCATTCCCGGCACGCCGGCGGGTTTGGACTGGATCGCCAAGAAGTACGGGCGTCTTCCCCTCAAGGATCTGTTGCAAGCTGCCATCGCCCTGGCGCGTGAGGGGTTTGCGGTGGATAGCCGTTACGTCGCGGCGGCAACCTTTCGCGAGCCGGTGATGAAGGGAGACGCCAATACAGCCTCGGTTTTCCTGGATCAAGGCAAGATTCCGGCGGTAGGTTTCATCGTGAAGCAGCCACAACTGGCCATTGTGCTGGAGGCCCTCGCGAACAAGGGGCGAGAGGGTTTCTACCAGGGCGAGGTGGCACGGCGGTTGGTGGAGGGTGTGGTGAATCAAGGAGGGATCTGGACCCCCTCGGATTTGGAGAACTACCAAGTCGCCGAGCGTGCCGCGCTGTCGTTTCGCTACCGCGGCGCCAAGGTGACCTGCGTGACGCTTCCGTCTTCGGGTTGCCTGGTGATGGCGCAGGCGCTGCAAATCCTGCAAGGACTCGATGTGGCAAATGCGCCGGTGGCTCAGCGCTCGCATCTGCTGGTCGAAGCATTGCGGCGCGGCTACCAGGACCGCGTGCGCTACATGGGAGACCCCGGTTTCGTGGAAGTCCCCACGGAGAAACTCGCGAGCGCCGAGTATGCGCGGCAGCGCGCGAAATCCATCGATCCCGCGCGCGCCGGCACGAGCGAAGCACTCGATATGGCGGTCAAGGAAGGCAGTAACACCACGCATTTTTCCATCGTGGATGCCGAAGGCAACCGGGTGGCCGCGACCTTGAGCGTGAACCTGCCCTTTGGGGCGGGCATGGTGGCGGGTGACACGGGCGTTTTGCTCAATGACGAGATGAGCGATTTCGCCATCGGTCCCAGTGCCGCCACGGCCTACTCCCTCACGGGCAGCGCCGCCAACGCCTTGGCGCCTGGAAAACGGCCATTGTCCAGCATGACGCCTACTTTCGTGGAAGATGACGAAGGCCTGCTGGTCATTGGAACCCCGGGCGGCTCGCGCATCATATCCATGCTGGCGCTGGCGCTCGTGGATTTCATGGACACGCGCCCGCGCGACCTCGAACGCGTTGTGAGCTTGCCTCGCTTCCATCATCAGTATCTGCCCGATCGCGTGGAATATGAACCAGGCGCATTCGATAAGGATTGGATCGAAGCCTTGAAGGGCATGGGGCACAACGTGCAGGAGGGCAAGCGCCGGTGGGGCAATATGCAGGCGGTCTATGTGGATAAGCGCTCCGGCACGGTCAAGGCTTATAGCGACCCGCGCGGAAAATCCGGCGTGTTGTTCTGA